One Peterkaempfera bronchialis DNA window includes the following coding sequences:
- a CDS encoding ABC transporter ATP-binding protein, protein MEAEPAVRVAGLVKRYGPKTAVDGLDLTVGRNTVTAVLGPNGAGKTTTIETCEGYRRPDAGTVRVLGLDPWADATRLRPRVGVMLQSGGVYAGARAVEMLRHTASLHAHPLEVDALVERLGLGSCGRTGYRRLSGGQQQRLALAMAVVGRPELVFLDEPTAGLDPQARRATWDLVRDLRADGVTVVLTTHAMDEAEELADDVAIVDGGRVIAQGSPEQLRRGGAEQQPRQEALRFGGRPGLDLGALLKVLPDGTAAAELAPGEYRVQGPLDPQLLATVAAWCAQVGVLPDRLAVERRTLEDVFLDLTGRDLRS, encoded by the coding sequence ATGGAAGCAGAACCCGCGGTCCGGGTGGCCGGTCTGGTGAAGCGGTACGGCCCGAAGACCGCGGTGGACGGCCTGGACCTCACCGTCGGCCGGAACACCGTCACCGCCGTCCTCGGTCCCAACGGGGCCGGCAAGACCACCACCATCGAGACCTGCGAGGGCTACCGCCGCCCGGACGCCGGTACGGTGCGCGTCCTCGGCCTGGACCCGTGGGCCGACGCCACCCGGCTGCGCCCAAGGGTCGGCGTGATGTTGCAGTCGGGGGGCGTGTACGCCGGGGCCCGCGCGGTGGAGATGCTGCGGCACACCGCCAGCCTGCACGCCCACCCGCTGGAGGTGGACGCCCTGGTGGAGCGGCTGGGCCTCGGCTCCTGCGGCCGGACCGGCTACCGGCGGCTCTCCGGCGGCCAGCAGCAGCGCCTGGCGCTGGCCATGGCCGTGGTGGGCCGCCCGGAACTGGTCTTCCTGGACGAGCCGACCGCCGGTCTGGACCCGCAGGCCCGCCGCGCCACCTGGGACCTGGTCCGCGATCTGCGCGCCGACGGCGTCACCGTGGTCCTCACCACCCACGCCATGGACGAGGCCGAGGAGCTGGCCGACGACGTGGCGATCGTGGACGGCGGCCGGGTCATCGCCCAGGGCAGCCCCGAGCAGCTCCGCCGGGGCGGCGCGGAGCAGCAGCCCCGGCAGGAGGCGCTGCGGTTCGGCGGGCGCCCGGGGCTGGACCTGGGCGCGCTGCTCAAGGTGCTGCCGGACGGCACCGCCGCCGCCGAGCTCGCGCCGGGCGAGTACCGGGTGCAGGGCCCGCTGGACCCGCAGCTGCTGGCCACCGTCGCCGCCTGGTGCGCCCAGGTCGGGGTGCTGCCGGACCGGCTGGCCGTGGAGCGGCGGACCCTCGAAGACGTCTTCCTCGACCTGACCGGACGGGACCTGCGTTCATGA
- the sufD gene encoding Fe-S cluster assembly protein SufD produces the protein MADVQNSTGSTTAGSIEVGTAGAGAQLAGPGTGRETAVSQPVDARVETVASYDVADFPVPTGREENWRFTPLHRLRGLHDGSAEADGGIRVETTVPDGAVQETVDRADPRIGRAGKPVDRIAAQAFSAFEKASVVSVPKDTVLSEPIRIAVHGQGGTAYAHQVVELGAFAEAVVVIEHTGDAVLAANVEYLIGDGAKLTVVSVQDWDATAVHAGQHTALIGRDASFKSVIVTFGGDLVRLHPRVVYGAPGGEAELYGLYFADAGQHLEHRLFIDHDTPHCRSNVAYKGALQGEESHAVWIGDVLIRAEAEGTDTYELNRNLVLTDGARVDSVPNLEIETGEIVGAGHASATGRFDDEQLFYLQARGIPADEARRLVVRGFFAELVHQIGLPDVQERLLEKIDAELEATLA, from the coding sequence ATGGCTGACGTTCAGAACAGCACCGGCTCCACCACGGCCGGGTCCATCGAGGTCGGTACGGCGGGCGCCGGCGCCCAGCTGGCCGGCCCCGGCACCGGCCGCGAGACCGCCGTCAGCCAGCCGGTCGACGCCCGGGTGGAGACGGTCGCGTCGTACGACGTGGCCGACTTCCCGGTGCCCACCGGGCGCGAGGAGAACTGGCGGTTCACCCCGCTGCACCGGCTGCGCGGCCTGCACGACGGCAGCGCCGAGGCCGACGGCGGCATCCGGGTGGAGACCACCGTCCCGGACGGCGCCGTCCAGGAGACCGTGGACCGCGCGGACCCCCGGATCGGCCGGGCCGGCAAGCCGGTGGACCGGATCGCCGCCCAGGCGTTCTCCGCCTTCGAGAAGGCGTCCGTGGTCTCGGTCCCCAAGGACACCGTGCTCAGCGAGCCGATCCGGATCGCCGTGCACGGCCAGGGCGGCACCGCCTACGCCCACCAGGTGGTCGAGCTCGGCGCCTTCGCCGAGGCCGTGGTGGTCATCGAGCACACCGGGGACGCGGTGCTGGCCGCCAATGTCGAGTACCTGATCGGCGACGGCGCCAAGCTCACCGTGGTCTCCGTACAGGACTGGGACGCCACCGCCGTCCACGCCGGCCAGCACACCGCGCTGATCGGCCGCGACGCCTCCTTCAAGTCGGTGATCGTCACCTTCGGCGGCGACCTGGTCCGCCTGCACCCCCGGGTGGTGTACGGCGCCCCCGGCGGCGAGGCCGAGCTGTACGGCCTCTACTTCGCCGACGCCGGCCAGCACCTGGAGCACCGCCTCTTCATCGACCACGACACCCCGCACTGCCGCTCCAACGTCGCCTACAAGGGCGCGCTCCAGGGCGAGGAGTCGCATGCGGTCTGGATCGGCGATGTGCTGATCCGCGCCGAGGCCGAGGGCACCGACACCTACGAGCTCAACCGCAACCTGGTGCTCACCGACGGCGCCCGGGTCGACTCGGTCCCCAACCTGGAGATCGAGACCGGCGAGATCGTCGGTGCCGGGCACGCCTCCGCCACCGGCCGCTTCGACGACGAGCAGCTCTTCTACCTCCAGGCGCGGGGCATCCCCGCCGACGAGGCCCGCCGCCTGGTGGTGCGCGGCTTCTTCGCCGAACTGGTCCACCAGATCGGCCTGCCGGATGTGCAGGAGAGGCTGCTGGAGAAGATCGACGCGGAGCTGGAGGCGACCCTCGCATGA
- a CDS encoding ABC transporter permease gives MTTSSAPETSPAGTSAGRYAPAPGAAPVGRMLLAQTVLETRMLLRNGEQLLLTVVIPTVLLVLFSAVDVVATSGPGKRVDFLAPGLLALAVMSTAFTGQAIATGFERRYGVLKRLGASPLPRWALLAAKTGCVLVTEVLQVALLSVIALALGWSPHGDPFSVAALLVLGTAAFSGLGLLMAGTLRAEATLAGANLVFILLLLGGGVVVPLEKFPSAVRGVLELLPISALSDGLRAVLQHGAALPWGDLGVLAVWAVLGLAAAARFFRWE, from the coding sequence ATGACCACCTCCTCCGCGCCCGAGACCTCGCCCGCCGGTACCTCGGCGGGCCGCTACGCCCCCGCGCCCGGGGCCGCCCCGGTCGGCCGGATGCTGCTGGCGCAGACCGTGCTGGAGACCCGGATGCTGCTGCGCAACGGCGAGCAGCTGCTGCTCACCGTGGTGATCCCGACCGTGCTGCTGGTGCTCTTCAGCGCCGTGGACGTGGTGGCGACCAGCGGGCCCGGCAAGCGGGTGGACTTCCTGGCGCCGGGCCTGCTGGCGCTGGCCGTGATGTCGACCGCCTTCACCGGGCAGGCCATCGCCACCGGCTTTGAACGCCGCTACGGCGTACTCAAGCGGCTGGGCGCCTCCCCGCTGCCGCGCTGGGCGCTGCTCGCCGCCAAGACCGGCTGTGTGCTGGTGACCGAGGTGCTCCAGGTGGCGCTGCTGTCGGTGATCGCGCTGGCGCTGGGCTGGTCGCCGCACGGCGACCCGTTCTCGGTGGCGGCGCTGCTGGTGCTGGGTACGGCGGCCTTCTCCGGGCTGGGTCTGCTGATGGCCGGGACGCTGCGGGCCGAGGCCACTCTGGCCGGGGCCAACCTGGTCTTCATCCTGCTGCTGCTGGGCGGCGGTGTGGTGGTGCCGCTGGAGAAGTTTCCGTCCGCCGTGCGCGGGGTGCTGGAGCTGCTGCCGATCAGCGCGCTCTCGGACGGGCTGCGTGCCGTGCTCCAGCACGGTGCCGCACTGCCCTGGGGCGACCTGGGGGTCCTGGCGGTCTGGGCGGTGCTGGGGCTGGCCGCGGCGGCCCGCTTCTTCCGCTGGGAGTAG
- the sufB gene encoding Fe-S cluster assembly protein SufB, with translation MTTTAHPELEGLGTYEYGWADPDAAGAAAKRGLSEEVVRDISAKKSEPEWMLKLRLKGLRLFDKKPMPTWGSDLSGIDFDNIKYFVRSTEKQAASWDELPADIKNTYDKLGIPEAEKQRLVAGVAAQYESEVVYHQIREDLEQQGVIFLDTDTALKEHPELFQEYFGTVIPAGDNKFAALNTAVWSGGSFIYVPKGVHVEIPLQAYFRINTENMGQFERTLIIVDEDAYVHYVEGCTAPIYKSDSLHSAVVEIIVKKGARCRYTTIQNWSNNVYNLVTKRAVAYEGATMEWVDGNIGSKVTMKYPAVYLMGEHAKGETLSIAFAGEGQHQDAGAKMVHMAPNTSSSIVSKSVARGGGRTSYRGLIEIGEGAEGSKSNVLCDALLVDTISRSDTYPYVDVREDDVSMGHEATVSKVSEDQLFYLMSRGMSENEAMAMIVRGFVEPIARELPMEYALELNRLIELQMEGAVG, from the coding sequence ATGACCACGACCGCTCACCCGGAGCTTGAGGGTCTGGGCACCTACGAGTACGGCTGGGCCGACCCCGACGCCGCCGGCGCCGCCGCCAAGCGCGGCCTGAGCGAAGAGGTCGTCCGCGACATCTCCGCGAAGAAGTCGGAGCCGGAGTGGATGCTCAAGCTGAGGCTCAAGGGCCTGCGGCTGTTCGACAAGAAGCCGATGCCGACCTGGGGCTCGGACCTCTCCGGGATCGACTTCGACAACATCAAGTACTTTGTGCGGTCCACCGAGAAGCAGGCCGCGTCCTGGGACGAGCTGCCCGCCGACATCAAGAACACCTACGACAAGCTGGGCATCCCGGAGGCGGAGAAGCAGCGCCTGGTCGCCGGTGTCGCCGCCCAGTACGAGTCCGAGGTGGTCTACCACCAGATCCGCGAGGACCTGGAGCAGCAGGGCGTCATCTTCCTGGACACCGACACCGCGCTCAAGGAGCACCCCGAGCTCTTCCAGGAGTACTTCGGCACCGTGATCCCGGCCGGCGACAACAAGTTCGCCGCGCTGAACACGGCGGTCTGGTCCGGCGGCTCCTTCATCTACGTGCCGAAGGGCGTGCACGTGGAGATCCCGCTCCAGGCGTACTTCCGGATCAACACCGAGAACATGGGCCAGTTCGAGCGGACCCTGATCATCGTCGACGAGGACGCCTACGTCCACTACGTCGAGGGCTGCACCGCGCCGATCTACAAGTCGGACTCGCTGCACTCCGCGGTCGTCGAGATCATCGTCAAGAAGGGCGCCCGCTGCCGTTACACGACCATCCAGAACTGGTCGAACAACGTCTACAACCTGGTGACCAAGCGCGCCGTCGCCTACGAGGGCGCCACCATGGAGTGGGTCGACGGCAACATCGGCTCCAAGGTGACCATGAAGTACCCGGCCGTCTACCTGATGGGCGAGCACGCCAAGGGCGAGACGCTCTCCATCGCCTTCGCGGGCGAGGGCCAGCACCAGGACGCCGGCGCCAAGATGGTCCACATGGCTCCGAACACCTCCTCCTCCATCGTCTCCAAGTCGGTGGCCCGGGGTGGCGGCCGGACCTCCTACCGCGGCCTGATCGAGATCGGCGAGGGCGCCGAGGGCTCCAAGTCCAATGTGCTCTGCGACGCGCTGCTGGTGGACACCATCTCCCGCTCGGACACCTACCCCTATGTGGACGTCCGCGAGGACGACGTGTCCATGGGCCACGAGGCGACCGTCTCCAAGGTCAGCGAGGACCAGCTCTTCTACCTGATGAGCCGGGGCATGTCGGAGAACGAGGCCATGGCGATGATCGTGCGCGGCTTTGTGGAGCCGATCGCCCGGGAGCTGCCGATGGAGTACGCGCTGGAGCTCAACCGGCTGATCGAGCTCCAGATGGAAGGCGCCGTCGGCTGA
- a CDS encoding helix-turn-helix transcriptional regulator, with translation MRAYPEQQEAAEPTAAAGVPAPGGEVALQGGHQATRDRVARSILDHGPSTAADLAERLGLTTAAVRRHLDALAATGLVESREQRVYGHRGRGRPAKVFALTDCGRDVFYQAYDQLAADALRWIAECAGGGEAGAEAVAAFARARLDRDAERYGAVVGQVAAEQRTEALARALSADGYAATVRRVSSAAKAAAGEQLCQHHCPVAHIAEQFPQLCEAETEVFSRLLGTHVQRLATIAHGDGVCTTHVPAAGAAPSPASRKRTSGAAPTAGTARRTPTPTTTETVSGRNPV, from the coding sequence ATGCGCGCGTACCCGGAGCAGCAGGAGGCGGCCGAGCCGACCGCCGCTGCCGGTGTGCCCGCGCCCGGCGGCGAGGTCGCGCTCCAGGGGGGCCATCAGGCCACCCGGGACCGGGTCGCCCGCTCCATTCTGGACCATGGCCCGTCCACCGCCGCCGACCTGGCCGAGCGACTGGGGCTGACCACCGCCGCAGTCCGCCGCCACCTGGACGCGCTGGCCGCCACCGGCCTGGTCGAGTCCCGCGAGCAGCGGGTCTACGGCCACCGTGGCCGGGGCCGTCCGGCCAAGGTCTTCGCGCTCACCGACTGCGGCCGCGATGTCTTCTACCAGGCGTACGACCAGTTGGCCGCAGACGCGCTGCGCTGGATCGCGGAGTGCGCCGGCGGCGGCGAGGCCGGCGCCGAGGCGGTCGCCGCCTTCGCCCGCGCCCGGCTGGACCGCGACGCCGAGCGCTATGGCGCGGTCGTCGGCCAGGTCGCGGCCGAGCAGCGGACCGAGGCTCTCGCCCGTGCGCTGAGCGCGGACGGGTACGCTGCCACGGTGCGGCGTGTGTCCTCCGCTGCGAAGGCCGCCGCCGGTGAGCAGCTCTGCCAGCACCACTGCCCGGTGGCGCACATCGCCGAGCAGTTCCCCCAGCTGTGCGAGGCGGAGACCGAGGTCTTCTCCCGTCTGCTGGGCACCCATGTGCAGCGGCTGGCCACCATCGCCCACGGCGACGGGGTCTGCACCACCCATGTGCCGGCAGCCGGTGCCGCACCGTCCCCCGCTTCCCGCAAGCGGACGTCCGGTGCAGCGCCGACCGCCGGTACCGCACGCCGAACACCCACCCCTACCACGACAGAGACTGTCTCCGGGAGGAACCCCGTATGA
- a CDS encoding LAETG motif-containing sortase-dependent surface protein, translated as MLAGSASAHTPDWTVDCSTVHINLTQYNQRVTNTVTVKVDGEAVLGPANFGKDFLQDLKLAEHSKELDVELIVVAGDGKQFSKDEHKTAPVCPGHETPPPTSPEPSSPAPSSPEESSPAPSSPEETSPAPSSPGEVSPTTGSPVPSSPESDSPEPSVSDASSAPAVLPTASPSSPGLAETGASSSTPIIAGVAAVVVAAGGALLFMSRRRRGTRS; from the coding sequence GTGCTGGCGGGATCCGCCTCCGCGCACACTCCCGACTGGACGGTCGACTGCTCGACCGTCCACATCAACCTCACTCAGTACAACCAGCGGGTCACCAACACGGTCACCGTCAAGGTCGACGGCGAGGCCGTGCTGGGCCCGGCCAACTTCGGCAAGGACTTCCTTCAGGACCTGAAGCTCGCCGAGCACAGCAAGGAACTCGACGTCGAGCTGATCGTGGTGGCCGGCGACGGCAAGCAGTTCTCCAAGGACGAGCACAAGACCGCTCCGGTCTGCCCGGGCCACGAGACGCCGCCGCCCACGAGCCCCGAGCCCTCCAGCCCGGCGCCGTCCAGCCCGGAGGAGTCCTCCCCGGCGCCGAGCAGCCCCGAGGAGACCTCCCCGGCGCCGTCGTCGCCCGGTGAGGTCTCCCCGACCACCGGCAGCCCGGTCCCGAGCAGCCCGGAGTCGGACAGCCCGGAGCCCTCCGTCTCGGACGCCTCCAGCGCGCCCGCCGTGCTGCCCACGGCGTCGCCGTCGTCCCCCGGCCTGGCCGAGACCGGTGCCTCCAGCTCCACCCCGATCATCGCCGGGGTGGCCGCCGTCGTGGTGGCCGCCGGCGGTGCGCTGCTCTTCATGTCGCGCCGGCGCCGGGGTACCCGGAGCTGA
- a CDS encoding HelD family protein, which produces MDSSQGCFSRDAEQRHLTCLYTLLDAAREQTAAALREAQRQDGGRTHQARVEREVTAAELARRLARLSAVEHGLCFGRIDDRDGTTLHIGRIGLRDHDLEPLLVDWRAPAARPFYTATPGSPGPLLRRRHLYTRLRTLTGLDDEVFDPDAMADADHSTLVGEAALLTAVRRGRTGRMGDIVATIQQEQDQVIRAGLPGVLVVQGGPGTGKTVAALHRAAYLLYMHRDVLERRGVLVVGPNATFLRYIEQVLPALGETEVVLASVGELYPGVRAGAPEQPGAEVVKGDLRMAALLAAAVADRQRVPDGDLVVGLDGAELRLSRESCVRARDRARAQGRPHNAARPGFLRALLVELVREQAARLGRPLDAEEERFGPGELWGEPAVRAALDALWPPLTPQRLLGELYADPAALRRAAARAEFTDGEWQLLARPPGSPWTTADAPLLDEAAELLGDDGAQERARRRAAERERREEERYAQGVLQVTGLAEQGTVDAAALADRYRADGPAVSTAQRAARDREWVYGHVIVDEAQELSAMAWRTVMRRVPTRSMTVVGDLAQTGSAAGARSWGEMLDRYVGGRWREARLLVNYRTPASIMAVAADVLRAVAPDQQPPEPVRDGGDPPRAVRVPEDDPGAGLAALVREELAAIGEGRLGVVVSAGCREAVHAALPDAARGASPEALDSPAVVLSTAEAKGLEFDAVVVVDPAGILAGSPKGGQDLYVALTRATRRLTVVHPGPLPELLGRLVR; this is translated from the coding sequence ATGGACTCCAGTCAAGGATGCTTCAGCCGGGACGCCGAGCAGCGCCACCTCACCTGCCTCTACACCCTGCTGGACGCCGCCCGGGAGCAGACAGCCGCAGCGCTGCGCGAGGCCCAGCGGCAGGACGGCGGCCGTACCCACCAGGCCCGCGTGGAACGCGAGGTCACCGCCGCCGAGTTGGCCCGCCGGCTCGCCCGGCTCTCCGCCGTGGAGCACGGCCTCTGCTTCGGCCGCATCGACGACCGCGACGGCACCACCCTGCACATCGGCCGGATCGGGCTGCGCGACCACGACCTCGAACCGCTGCTGGTCGACTGGCGGGCGCCCGCCGCCCGCCCCTTCTACACCGCCACCCCCGGCTCCCCCGGCCCGCTGCTGCGCCGCCGCCACCTGTACACCCGGCTGCGCACCCTGACCGGCCTGGACGACGAGGTCTTCGACCCGGACGCCATGGCCGACGCCGACCACTCCACCCTGGTCGGCGAGGCGGCGCTGCTCACGGCGGTGCGGCGGGGTCGCACCGGCAGGATGGGCGACATCGTGGCCACCATCCAGCAGGAGCAGGACCAGGTGATCCGGGCCGGGCTGCCGGGCGTGCTGGTGGTCCAGGGCGGCCCCGGCACCGGCAAGACGGTGGCGGCGCTGCACCGGGCCGCGTACCTCCTCTATATGCACCGCGATGTGCTGGAGCGGCGCGGGGTGCTGGTCGTCGGCCCCAATGCGACCTTTCTGCGCTATATCGAGCAGGTGCTGCCCGCCCTCGGGGAGACCGAGGTGGTGCTGGCCTCCGTCGGCGAGCTGTACCCCGGGGTGCGGGCCGGCGCGCCGGAGCAGCCCGGGGCCGAGGTGGTCAAGGGCGACCTGCGGATGGCCGCGCTGCTGGCCGCCGCGGTGGCCGACCGGCAGCGCGTCCCCGACGGCGACCTGGTCGTCGGGCTGGACGGCGCCGAGCTGCGGCTGAGCCGGGAGAGCTGTGTACGCGCCCGCGACCGGGCCCGCGCGCAGGGCCGCCCGCACAACGCTGCCCGACCCGGGTTCCTCCGCGCCCTGCTGGTGGAGTTGGTGCGCGAGCAGGCCGCCCGGCTGGGGCGCCCGCTGGACGCCGAGGAGGAGCGGTTCGGCCCCGGCGAGCTGTGGGGCGAACCCGCCGTCCGGGCGGCGCTGGACGCGCTCTGGCCGCCGCTCACCCCGCAGCGGCTGCTCGGTGAGCTGTACGCGGACCCGGCCGCGCTGCGCCGGGCAGCCGCCCGGGCCGAGTTCACCGACGGCGAGTGGCAGCTGCTGGCCCGTCCGCCGGGCAGCCCCTGGACCACCGCCGACGCGCCGCTGCTGGACGAGGCGGCGGAGCTGCTGGGCGACGACGGCGCCCAGGAGCGTGCGCGGCGGCGCGCGGCCGAGCGGGAGCGCCGCGAGGAGGAGCGCTATGCGCAGGGGGTGCTCCAGGTGACCGGTCTGGCCGAGCAGGGCACCGTGGACGCGGCGGCGCTGGCGGACCGCTACCGGGCGGACGGGCCGGCCGTCTCCACCGCGCAGCGGGCGGCCCGCGACCGGGAGTGGGTCTATGGGCATGTGATCGTGGACGAGGCGCAGGAGCTGTCGGCGATGGCGTGGCGGACGGTGATGCGGCGGGTGCCCACCCGCTCCATGACGGTGGTGGGCGACCTGGCGCAGACCGGCAGCGCCGCCGGGGCGCGCTCCTGGGGCGAGATGCTCGACCGCTATGTCGGGGGCCGCTGGCGGGAGGCCCGGCTGCTGGTGAACTACCGCACCCCGGCGTCGATCATGGCGGTGGCCGCCGATGTGCTGCGCGCGGTGGCGCCGGACCAGCAGCCGCCGGAGCCGGTGCGGGACGGCGGCGATCCGCCGAGGGCGGTACGGGTGCCGGAGGACGACCCGGGCGCCGGGCTGGCCGCGCTGGTACGGGAGGAGCTGGCCGCGATCGGTGAGGGGCGGCTGGGCGTGGTGGTCTCCGCCGGCTGCCGGGAGGCGGTCCATGCGGCGCTGCCGGACGCGGCGCGCGGGGCGTCCCCGGAGGCGCTGGACTCCCCCGCCGTGGTGCTCTCCACCGCCGAGGCCAAGGGCCTGGAGTTCGACGCGGTGGTCGTGGTGGACCCGGCGGGCATCCTCGCCGGGTCGCCCAAGGGCGGCCAGGACCTCTATGTGGCGCTCACCAGGGCGACCCGGCGGCTGACCGTGGTGCATCCGGGGCCGCTGCCGGAGCTGCTGGGGCGGCTGGTCCGGTGA